In the genome of Pseudomonas bubulae, one region contains:
- the cobW gene encoding cobalamin biosynthesis protein CobW has translation MKTLAKTPVTIVTGFLGSGKTTLLRHMLDNANGRRIAVIVNEFGELGIDGEILKQCAIGCTEEEAKGRVYELANGCLCCTVQEEFFPVMRELVARRGDIDHILIETSGLALPKPLVQAFQWPEIRSACTVDAVITVVDSPAVAAGTFAAFPDQVDAQRKLDPNLDHESPLHELFADQLASADLVILNKVDLISPEDLARVRAEVAEELPPAVKIIEASSGRLPLDVLLGLETGSEDHIDGRHSHHDHHHDGDDDHDDHDHDAFDSISIELPQAEERALMDALSQLVVKHGILRVKGFAAIPGKPMRLLIQGVGTRFDKHFDRAWCSDEARTTKLVLIGQDLDATLLESTLRTALSA, from the coding sequence ATGAAAACACTGGCCAAAACCCCCGTCACTATCGTTACCGGCTTTCTCGGTTCGGGCAAGACTACCTTGCTGCGTCATATGCTGGACAACGCCAACGGCCGTCGCATTGCAGTGATCGTCAACGAATTCGGCGAACTGGGTATCGATGGCGAAATCCTCAAGCAATGCGCTATTGGCTGCACCGAAGAAGAGGCCAAGGGACGCGTCTATGAACTGGCCAATGGCTGCCTGTGCTGCACGGTGCAGGAAGAATTCTTCCCGGTGATGCGTGAGCTGGTGGCGCGCCGTGGCGATATCGACCATATCCTTATCGAAACCTCGGGCCTGGCCCTGCCAAAGCCGTTGGTTCAAGCCTTCCAGTGGCCGGAAATCCGCAGCGCCTGCACAGTTGACGCGGTGATTACCGTGGTCGACAGCCCGGCGGTGGCGGCTGGCACTTTCGCGGCCTTCCCGGATCAGGTAGATGCCCAGCGCAAGCTCGACCCTAACCTGGACCACGAGTCGCCGCTGCACGAGCTGTTTGCTGACCAACTGGCCAGTGCCGATCTGGTGATTCTCAACAAGGTTGACTTGATCAGCCCTGAAGACCTGGCCCGTGTACGTGCCGAAGTGGCTGAAGAACTGCCACCGGCGGTCAAGATCATCGAAGCCAGCAGCGGTCGCTTGCCGCTGGACGTGCTGCTGGGCCTGGAGACGGGTTCGGAAGACCATATCGATGGCCGCCACAGCCATCACGACCATCATCACGATGGCGATGATGACCACGACGACCACGATCACGATGCCTTCGACTCGATCTCTATCGAGCTGCCTCAGGCAGAGGAGCGCGCGCTGATGGATGCTCTGAGCCAACTGGTGGTCAAGCACGGCATTCTGCGGGTCAAGGGCTTTGCCGCGATTCCGGGCAAACCGATGCGCTTGCTGATCCAGGGCGTGGGCACGCGCTTTGACAAGCACTTTGATCGCGCCTGGTGCAGCGACGAAGCGCGCACCACCAAACTGGTGCTGATCGGCCAGGACCTGGACGCGACCCTGCTCGAGTCCACCCTGCGTACAGCATTGAGCGCCTAA
- a CDS encoding ATP-binding protein, producing MTDTPHFPLSAVVGADSLKLALCLTAIDPKIGGVLIEGPRGMAKSTLARGLADLLASGQFVTLPLGATEERLVGTLDLDAVLGQGKAQFSPGVLARADGGVLYVDEVNLLADHLVDVLLDVAASGTNVVERDGISHRHAARFVLIGTMNPEEGELRPQLLDRFGLNVMLSGQPQPEERSEIIRRRLAFDADPQKFCAQWDEAQTTLRERCQQARERLSSIALDDQSLAVVTERCFAAAVDGMRADLVWLRAARAHAAWRGATAISLEDIDAVAEFALRHRRREPKGQASTPPPQSPPQASNASPQSGQGQWGELPAQVQPMGARREVPSWPKKP from the coding sequence ATGACTGACACCCCACATTTCCCTTTATCGGCGGTGGTCGGCGCGGACTCATTGAAACTGGCGCTGTGCCTGACCGCCATTGACCCGAAAATTGGCGGCGTACTCATCGAAGGCCCGCGCGGCATGGCCAAGTCGACGCTGGCACGCGGTCTGGCCGACCTGCTTGCCAGCGGCCAGTTTGTCACCTTGCCGTTGGGCGCAACCGAAGAGCGTCTGGTTGGTACCCTCGACCTGGATGCCGTACTGGGCCAGGGCAAGGCGCAGTTCTCCCCGGGGGTGCTGGCCAGGGCCGACGGCGGCGTGCTCTACGTCGATGAAGTCAACCTGCTTGCCGATCATCTGGTGGACGTGCTGCTGGATGTGGCAGCGAGCGGCACCAATGTGGTCGAGCGTGATGGTATCTCCCATCGGCATGCTGCGCGTTTCGTGCTGATTGGTACCATGAATCCGGAAGAAGGCGAGTTGCGCCCGCAGTTGCTCGACCGCTTCGGCCTGAATGTGATGCTCAGCGGCCAGCCGCAACCGGAAGAACGCAGCGAAATCATCCGCCGGCGCCTGGCCTTTGACGCTGATCCGCAGAAGTTTTGCGCGCAATGGGATGAGGCGCAAACGACCTTGCGCGAGCGCTGCCAGCAGGCCCGTGAACGGCTGAGCAGCATCGCTCTGGATGATCAGTCTCTGGCTGTTGTGACTGAGCGCTGTTTTGCCGCCGCGGTGGATGGCATGCGTGCCGACCTGGTCTGGCTGCGCGCAGCGCGGGCCCATGCCGCCTGGCGCGGGGCCACGGCCATCAGCCTGGAGGATATTGATGCCGTGGCCGAGTTTGCCTTGCGTCATCGCCGCCGAGAACCTAAAGGCCAGGCGTCAACACCACCACCGCAGTCCCCCCCTCAGGCCAGCAATGCTTCGCCTCAATCGGGGCAGGGCCAGTGGGGCGAACTGCCTGCACAGGTGCAACCCATGGGCGCGCGCCGTGAAGTGCCGAGCTGGCCAAAAAAGCCCTAG
- a CDS encoding VWA domain-containing protein: MIDWVQTLLGGRPRLHADLAWKTRQSAAPELWLVVVDASASTRRHQALSDAKGLLAQLFEDAYRQRVRVAVMTVSAKAPQWQVIGSKASAALNDWLQGLGAGGGTPLLEALQEVADWLERRRKQCPEEQQRFLLLTDGRLKEWSTLPAIDCPGLLIDIERGPLRLGRSRQMAAELNAEYVHIDG; the protein is encoded by the coding sequence ATGATCGACTGGGTGCAAACCCTGCTCGGCGGTCGTCCCCGGCTGCACGCTGATCTGGCCTGGAAAACCCGGCAAAGTGCAGCGCCGGAACTCTGGCTGGTGGTGGTGGATGCGTCTGCTTCAACCCGTCGCCATCAGGCGCTGAGTGACGCCAAGGGGCTGCTGGCCCAACTGTTTGAAGATGCGTATCGCCAGCGGGTGCGGGTGGCGGTGATGACGGTCAGCGCAAAGGCGCCGCAGTGGCAGGTCATCGGCTCCAAGGCGTCTGCTGCCTTGAATGACTGGTTGCAGGGCTTGGGTGCTGGAGGCGGGACGCCTTTGCTGGAGGCCTTGCAGGAAGTTGCTGACTGGCTTGAAAGGCGCCGCAAACAGTGTCCAGAGGAACAACAGCGCTTTTTACTGTTGACCGATGGCCGACTGAAAGAGTGGTCAACGCTGCCTGCCATTGACTGCCCGGGACTGTTGATCGATATCGAGCGTGGCCCGCTTCGTTTGGGCCGCTCGCGTCAAATGGCCGCCGAGTTGAATGCAGAGTATGTACACATTGATGGCTGA
- the cobN gene encoding cobaltochelatase subunit CobN, giving the protein MHLLRTQPGGFVADDNIADLGQTPAELVILCSGDSSLALLAEAAQQLPDDYPSLRLANPMQVQNHGSVDLYVDEVLQHAKVILLSLHGGIGYWRYGIERLVQLAERGVTLILVPGDDRPDPELSALSTVPVEQAERLWHFLRQGGRHNALQLYRCLASQWLGRDYAWDEPHTLPRTAIYHPAHSSPALQDWQGDWQPGQPVAALLFYRSHLQAANTAFVDVFCQRLQAAGLNPLPIAVASLKEPGCLAVVQDLLDEVGAGVILNTTGFAQSSPEAPHLRPFRRNIPVIQAICAQDNQPGWQASEQGLGPRDLAMHIALPELDGRIISRPISFKDLAWRSERSQSDVVCYRAHPERMDFVAELARRWVELARVPNPQKRIALILANYPTRDGRIGNGVGLDTPAAALNILRALQGEGYPVAAELPDTGTALIQALLGGVSNDLDSLDLRPCHQSLGLDEYQAMFNRLPEANRQAVIERWGEPQHDPMFRSGRLMIAGLRFGLTFVGIQPARGYQVDASAVYHDPDLVPPHAYLAFYFWLRNTYGAHAVVHVGKHGNLEWLPGKGVGLSEHCWPDAILGPMPNVYPFIVNDPGEGAQAKRRTQAVIIDHLMPPLTRAETYGPLRDLELLADEYYEAQLLDPRRARELQRDILKLVRDTHIDRELQLDAHLDSDSDAAIWLPRLDTYLCDLKESQIRDGLHIFGESPAGRLRIDTLLALLRIPRGDGRGAQSSVLRALAKAFGLSFDPLDCALAEPWTARRPAPLQAVSEALWRTAGDTRERLELYAAQLIEQALAGTLQLPDTEQWSEVRGIFEALLGVVAPRLDACGPAEMQGLLDALAGRFVPAGPSGAPSRGRLDVLPTGRNFFSVDVRNLPTTTAWRIGFQSANLILERHLQDHGDHLRQLGLSVWGTATMRTGGDDIAQAMALMGVRPVWATGSQRVDDFEILPVSLLDRPRVDVTLRVSGFFRDAFANLIRLFDAAVQAVAALDEPDDLNPLAAKVRSEREQLEREGLAPELAARQAGWRVFGAKPGAYGAGVQNAIDGRLWQSRDDLAEVYLNWGGYAYGGADEGTAARGQFAQRLGQMQAVVQNQDNREHDLLDSNDYYQFQGGMLAAVESLRGEAAASYHGDHSQPDLPKIRTLKEELNRVIRSRAANPKWIEGVKRHGYKGAFEMAATLDNLFAFDATTHLIDDHQYALLADAYLLDPDTREFVREHNPHALRDMTERMLEAQQRGLWSEPGEYQAALENLLLDIEEE; this is encoded by the coding sequence ATGCATTTGCTCAGGACCCAGCCCGGCGGCTTTGTAGCGGACGACAATATTGCCGACCTCGGCCAGACCCCCGCCGAGCTGGTGATCCTGTGCAGCGGTGATTCAAGCCTGGCCCTGCTCGCCGAAGCGGCGCAGCAGTTGCCTGACGATTATCCAAGCCTGCGTCTGGCCAACCCGATGCAGGTGCAAAACCACGGCTCGGTCGACCTGTATGTCGATGAGGTCCTGCAACACGCCAAGGTGATTTTGTTGTCACTGCACGGTGGCATCGGCTACTGGCGCTACGGCATTGAACGGCTAGTGCAACTGGCTGAACGCGGTGTGACCCTGATTCTGGTGCCGGGCGATGACCGCCCCGACCCGGAACTCAGCGCCCTGAGCACAGTGCCCGTCGAGCAGGCCGAACGGCTCTGGCACTTTTTGCGCCAGGGCGGGCGGCATAACGCCCTGCAGCTTTATCGTTGCCTGGCCAGCCAATGGCTGGGTCGCGACTATGCCTGGGACGAACCGCACACCTTGCCCCGTACTGCCATTTATCATCCGGCCCATTCCAGCCCTGCACTGCAGGACTGGCAAGGCGACTGGCAGCCGGGCCAACCGGTGGCGGCGCTCTTGTTCTATCGCTCGCATTTGCAGGCGGCCAACACGGCATTTGTCGATGTGTTCTGCCAGCGTCTGCAGGCGGCAGGGCTCAATCCGCTGCCGATTGCGGTCGCCAGCCTGAAGGAGCCGGGCTGCCTGGCGGTGGTACAGGACTTGCTCGATGAAGTCGGCGCAGGGGTCATTCTCAATACCACCGGGTTTGCCCAGTCCAGCCCGGAAGCTCCGCATTTGCGCCCGTTTCGCCGCAATATCCCGGTGATCCAGGCCATTTGTGCCCAGGACAACCAGCCCGGCTGGCAAGCCAGCGAGCAGGGTCTGGGCCCGCGCGACCTGGCCATGCACATTGCCTTGCCGGAACTGGACGGGCGGATCATCAGCCGGCCGATCAGCTTCAAGGACCTGGCGTGGCGCAGTGAGCGCAGTCAGTCGGATGTGGTGTGTTACAGAGCGCATCCCGAACGGATGGATTTTGTCGCAGAACTGGCACGGCGCTGGGTGGAGCTGGCACGTGTGCCGAACCCGCAAAAGCGTATCGCCCTGATCCTGGCCAACTACCCGACCCGCGATGGCCGTATCGGCAATGGCGTAGGGCTGGATACCCCGGCTGCGGCGCTGAATATTTTGCGCGCCTTGCAGGGCGAAGGCTACCCGGTGGCTGCTGAGCTCCCGGATACCGGCACCGCGTTGATTCAAGCTCTGTTGGGCGGTGTCAGCAACGACCTCGACAGCCTCGACCTGCGCCCGTGCCATCAAAGCCTTGGGCTGGATGAATACCAGGCGATGTTTAATCGTCTTCCAGAAGCCAATCGCCAGGCGGTGATTGAGCGTTGGGGCGAGCCACAGCACGACCCGATGTTTCGCAGCGGTCGCCTGATGATTGCCGGGCTGCGTTTTGGCCTGACCTTTGTCGGCATTCAACCGGCGCGGGGATATCAGGTAGATGCCAGTGCGGTCTACCATGACCCGGACCTGGTACCGCCCCATGCTTATCTGGCGTTTTATTTCTGGCTGCGCAACACCTACGGCGCCCATGCGGTGGTGCATGTGGGCAAGCATGGCAATCTGGAATGGTTGCCGGGCAAGGGCGTCGGGCTGTCTGAACACTGCTGGCCGGATGCTATTTTGGGCCCCATGCCCAACGTCTATCCGTTTATCGTCAATGATCCGGGTGAGGGCGCACAGGCCAAGCGCCGGACCCAGGCGGTCATTATTGACCACTTGATGCCGCCGCTGACCCGGGCCGAAACCTATGGCCCTCTACGCGACCTGGAGCTGCTGGCCGACGAGTATTACGAAGCGCAACTGCTTGATCCGCGCCGGGCGCGGGAGTTGCAACGGGATATTCTCAAGCTGGTGCGCGATACCCATATCGACCGCGAGCTGCAACTGGACGCACACCTCGACAGCGACAGCGATGCCGCAATCTGGCTGCCACGGCTGGATACCTACCTGTGCGACCTCAAGGAATCGCAAATCCGCGACGGCCTGCATATTTTTGGTGAGTCGCCTGCCGGGCGTCTGCGCATCGACACCTTGCTGGCATTGCTGCGCATCCCCCGCGGTGATGGCCGCGGGGCGCAATCAAGCGTGCTGCGGGCGTTGGCCAAAGCCTTCGGGCTGAGTTTTGATCCGCTGGACTGTGCGCTGGCCGAGCCCTGGACGGCACGTCGCCCCGCGCCTTTGCAAGCAGTCAGCGAGGCGCTGTGGCGCACCGCAGGCGATACCCGCGAACGTCTGGAACTGTATGCTGCGCAGCTGATCGAGCAGGCGTTGGCGGGCACGCTGCAATTGCCCGACACCGAGCAATGGAGCGAAGTGCGAGGGATTTTTGAGGCGTTGCTTGGGGTTGTTGCACCGCGTCTGGATGCCTGCGGCCCGGCCGAGATGCAGGGTCTGCTTGATGCTCTGGCGGGGCGTTTTGTCCCTGCCGGCCCCAGTGGTGCACCGAGCCGCGGGCGCCTGGACGTACTGCCTACCGGGCGTAATTTCTTTTCCGTGGATGTACGCAACTTGCCCACCACCACGGCCTGGCGTATCGGTTTTCAGTCGGCCAACCTGATTCTTGAGCGTCATTTGCAGGACCACGGCGATCACCTGCGTCAGCTCGGCCTGTCGGTATGGGGCACTGCGACCATGCGCACCGGCGGTGATGATATCGCCCAGGCAATGGCGCTGATGGGCGTGCGCCCGGTGTGGGCCACGGGTAGCCAGCGGGTGGATGATTTTGAAATCCTCCCGGTGAGCCTGCTGGACCGGCCGCGGGTGGACGTGACCTTGCGTGTATCCGGGTTCTTCCGTGATGCCTTTGCCAATCTTATTCGCCTGTTCGATGCCGCTGTTCAGGCGGTGGCGGCGCTGGACGAACCTGATGACCTGAATCCGCTCGCGGCAAAAGTGCGCAGCGAGCGTGAACAGCTGGAGCGCGAAGGGCTGGCCCCGGAACTGGCGGCCCGTCAGGCGGGCTGGCGGGTGTTTGGTGCCAAACCCGGGGCTTACGGTGCCGGGGTACAGAACGCAATCGATGGGCGTTTGTGGCAAAGCCGCGACGACCTGGCCGAGGTGTATCTGAACTGGGGCGGTTATGCCTATGGCGGCGCCGATGAAGGCACGGCGGCCCGCGGTCAGTTTGCCCAGCGATTGGGGCAGATGCAGGCGGTGGTACAAAATCAGGACAACCGTGAACATGACCTGCTCGATTCCAATGACTACTACCAGTTTCAGGGTGGCATGCTGGCGGCGGTAGAGAGCCTGCGTGGGGAGGCAGCAGCCAGCTACCACGGCGACCACAGCCAGCCGGATCTGCCGAAGATCCGTACGCTCAAGGAAGAGTTGAACCGGGTCATCCGTTCCCGTGCGGCCAACCCGAAATGGATAGAAGGGGTCAAACGCCATGGTTACAAAGGCGCATTTGAAATGGCCGCTACCCTGGACAACCTGTTTGCCTTTGATGCAACCACGCACCTGATCGATGATCATCAATATGCATTGCTGGCGGATGCCTATTTGCTGGACCCGGATACCCGTGAGTTTGTGCGTGAGCACAACCCGCATGCCCTGCGCGACATGACCGAACGCATGCTCGAAGCGCAGCAGCGCGGGCTGTGGAGTGAACCGGGGGAGTATCAAGCGGCGCTGGAGAATCTGTTGCTGGATATAGAGGAAGAGTAA
- a CDS encoding glycosyltransferase — MPSTRPTRVLIIGYVWPEPRSSAAGGHMMQIIESFLQQGWHITFSSPAGIGEHKADLATLGIDEVSIALNNSSFDTFITELAPDIVLFDRFMMEEQFGWRVEKHCPQALRVLETSDLQSLRDARQQQLKARLKLDADTDDFSSLFAPAQRETFEQMAVTDLAQREIAAIYRCDLNLMISEYEIDLLVEHFKVPRALLHWCPLMVDSVPGQFVPFDQRQHFLSIGNFRHAPNWDAVLWMKTAIWPLIRQQLPTAQLHVYGAYTPPKATALHNPAQGFHVLNWAEDALEVMSNARICMAPLRFGAGIKGKIADAMLCGTPNVTTPVGAEGMHGDLPWAGAIEQSASAIAAAAVQLYQSPDAWHQAQQHGTALLAQRYLQSTHGPALVECIEACRAGLQQHRRNNFTGAMLRHHQHKSTQYMSQWIEAKNRTV, encoded by the coding sequence ATGCCGTCCACTCGCCCAACCCGCGTCCTGATTATTGGCTACGTGTGGCCCGAGCCCCGCTCTTCGGCGGCGGGCGGACACATGATGCAGATCATCGAAAGTTTCTTGCAGCAAGGCTGGCACATCACCTTCAGCAGCCCGGCAGGCATTGGCGAACACAAGGCTGATCTGGCGACATTGGGCATTGATGAAGTCAGTATCGCGCTCAATAACAGCAGCTTCGATACCTTCATCACCGAGCTGGCCCCGGATATCGTGCTGTTCGACCGCTTCATGATGGAAGAGCAGTTCGGCTGGCGCGTGGAGAAGCATTGCCCGCAGGCCCTGCGCGTACTGGAAACCTCCGACCTGCAAAGCCTGCGCGACGCCCGCCAGCAACAGCTCAAGGCGCGCCTCAAACTTGACGCCGACACTGATGATTTCAGCAGCCTGTTCGCCCCGGCACAACGGGAGACCTTCGAGCAGATGGCCGTTACCGATCTGGCGCAACGGGAGATCGCGGCGATTTATCGATGCGACTTGAACCTGATGATTTCCGAATACGAAATCGATCTGCTCGTAGAGCACTTCAAGGTGCCCCGAGCCCTGCTGCACTGGTGCCCGTTGATGGTCGACAGCGTACCTGGGCAGTTCGTACCCTTTGACCAGCGCCAGCATTTCCTGAGCATCGGCAATTTCCGTCATGCCCCCAACTGGGATGCCGTGCTCTGGATGAAAACCGCGATCTGGCCATTGATCCGTCAGCAACTGCCCACGGCGCAATTGCATGTCTATGGTGCTTACACCCCGCCCAAGGCCACTGCGCTGCACAACCCGGCACAGGGTTTTCACGTGCTCAACTGGGCCGAAGATGCGCTTGAGGTGATGAGCAATGCGCGGATCTGCATGGCCCCCCTGCGCTTTGGTGCAGGAATCAAGGGCAAAATCGCCGATGCCATGCTCTGCGGCACGCCCAACGTCACAACTCCCGTAGGCGCCGAAGGCATGCATGGCGACCTGCCGTGGGCAGGTGCCATCGAACAGAGTGCCAGTGCGATTGCTGCCGCTGCGGTGCAGCTGTATCAGAGCCCTGACGCCTGGCATCAGGCCCAGCAGCACGGAACGGCACTACTGGCGCAGCGCTATTTGCAAAGTACCCACGGCCCGGCACTGGTCGAGTGCATCGAAGCCTGCCGCGCCGGCCTGCAACAGCATCGGCGCAACAACTTCACCGGTGCCATGCTGCGCCATCATCAGCATAAAAGTACCCAGTACATGTCGCAGTGGATCGAGGCAAAGAATCGAACGGTTTGA
- a CDS encoding glycoside hydrolase, which produces MPGPANATGRASFAVAQGTFDVNRATLEVFLLRPGKAPLLLSGGAFRQDSEVTELASDSWTISEEGNQYRVDIKVEDDRLRVSIQASRPASLRWPRLQTDIRAYAIPFGEGSYIPANDPGWLNWLVKRYSGGQLLGELSMPFWTQLHEDLSVTWIVETPFDTLFSIKRVKNTAVPQLQHDFNRLAPDAPFVISIAPGPAQPLYGAGLYRKWLKSSGQFVSLTDKIRAVPQTALLGGAAHIYVWDAGPLKATDVLNWASFITAFDRARRTPGHLAANLWSSFDPQTRSVFDMSLSSTRSRLRMVSPFNQLQLVRAINQGMRQVVAVPAKEPLDGGHDPAGEVLWGQAARTQLVEAFGPYLLPAERWGGGLSVDTVNALKQAGLTRAWLGAKDWLDAFWHPQAVALAKQAGFLVAVYDNYADAHAPAEPETWAAAQMGANLASAGQHDASGTTSKGFNGIGVFANPREAQDYARQRIKAVAGAAGLNSYFLDVDAAVTAQADYTPGRETSESENARVIARRLDYPGESLGLVTGSEGAVSTFAANIAYSHGIATQPFDWTDPDMSGNQQSPFFVGQYWPPETPTLFFKTVPIKRQLATYVRSWKYRLPLYQMVLHDSLVSTHHWAYPSLKFSNEQQNTALLQLLYMTPPMYHLNAAVLERDLPFIAAYNEVFSPLHQRLFTQALVDFQVLSADRSLQRTVFDDGTRITVNFNPDNAQSADAMQFAPMSASVQIPGEKDRIIMIAEMFKATRLAQP; this is translated from the coding sequence ATGCCGGGCCCTGCCAATGCCACTGGCAGAGCCAGTTTTGCTGTCGCTCAGGGTACCTTCGATGTGAACCGGGCAACCCTTGAGGTGTTCTTGCTACGGCCCGGCAAAGCGCCCTTGTTGCTCAGTGGCGGTGCATTCAGGCAGGACAGCGAGGTCACTGAACTGGCTTCCGACAGCTGGACGATTAGCGAGGAGGGGAATCAATACCGGGTCGACATCAAGGTTGAGGACGACAGGTTGCGCGTTTCGATACAGGCGTCCCGCCCTGCAAGCTTGCGTTGGCCGCGCCTGCAAACCGACATTCGCGCCTACGCCATTCCTTTTGGCGAGGGTAGCTATATACCGGCCAATGACCCCGGCTGGCTTAACTGGCTGGTCAAGCGCTACTCCGGCGGGCAGTTGCTGGGTGAGTTGAGCATGCCGTTCTGGACTCAATTGCACGAGGACCTGTCGGTCACCTGGATAGTAGAAACGCCCTTCGACACCCTGTTTAGTATCAAGCGAGTCAAAAACACTGCGGTGCCGCAATTGCAGCATGACTTCAACCGGCTTGCACCTGATGCGCCCTTTGTGATCAGCATCGCCCCCGGCCCTGCACAACCGTTATATGGCGCAGGGCTATATCGCAAATGGCTCAAGAGCAGCGGCCAGTTCGTTTCACTGACAGATAAAATTCGTGCGGTGCCGCAAACTGCCCTGCTCGGCGGTGCAGCCCATATTTATGTTTGGGACGCAGGGCCGCTGAAAGCCACAGACGTCCTCAACTGGGCAAGCTTTATCACGGCTTTTGACCGGGCGCGCCGTACCCCCGGGCATCTGGCTGCCAATTTATGGTCAAGCTTTGATCCGCAAACCCGCAGCGTATTTGACATGAGTTTGTCGAGTACGCGCTCACGGCTACGAATGGTTTCACCGTTCAATCAACTGCAACTGGTTCGTGCCATCAACCAGGGAATGCGGCAGGTTGTAGCGGTACCCGCCAAGGAACCTCTGGACGGGGGGCATGATCCGGCTGGCGAGGTGCTGTGGGGGCAGGCAGCCAGAACTCAGCTGGTCGAGGCTTTCGGGCCTTACCTGTTACCGGCCGAGCGCTGGGGAGGAGGGCTGTCTGTGGATACGGTCAACGCGCTCAAACAAGCCGGGCTCACCCGTGCCTGGCTGGGTGCCAAGGACTGGCTTGATGCATTCTGGCACCCGCAGGCTGTGGCATTGGCTAAGCAAGCCGGGTTTCTGGTGGCGGTGTACGACAACTACGCAGACGCTCATGCACCCGCCGAACCGGAAACCTGGGCCGCTGCGCAAATGGGCGCGAACCTGGCCAGTGCAGGGCAGCATGACGCGAGCGGTACTACGAGCAAGGGGTTTAATGGCATTGGCGTCTTTGCCAATCCCCGGGAGGCCCAGGACTATGCGCGCCAGCGCATCAAGGCTGTGGCAGGTGCTGCCGGGCTCAACAGCTATTTTCTCGATGTCGATGCTGCGGTCACTGCACAGGCGGACTACACCCCCGGCCGGGAAACCAGTGAAAGTGAAAATGCCCGGGTGATTGCCCGGCGCCTGGATTACCCGGGCGAGTCGTTGGGGCTGGTCACGGGCAGCGAGGGGGCGGTTTCTACGTTTGCAGCCAATATTGCCTACAGCCACGGCATTGCCACACAACCATTCGACTGGACCGACCCTGACATGTCCGGTAATCAACAGTCACCTTTCTTTGTAGGGCAGTACTGGCCCCCGGAGACGCCAACACTGTTTTTCAAGACTGTTCCGATCAAACGGCAACTGGCAACTTATGTCCGCTCCTGGAAGTACCGCTTGCCGCTTTACCAAATGGTGCTTCACGACAGTCTGGTCAGCACGCATCACTGGGCCTACCCATCGTTGAAATTTTCCAATGAGCAGCAGAACACGGCACTGCTGCAGCTGTTGTACATGACGCCGCCCATGTACCACCTCAATGCCGCCGTGCTGGAGCGCGACTTGCCCTTTATCGCGGCCTACAACGAGGTTTTTTCGCCCTTGCATCAACGGCTTTTTACCCAGGCACTGGTTGATTTTCAGGTGCTCAGTGCAGACCGGAGCCTGCAGCGCACGGTGTTTGATGATGGAACCCGAATTACGGTCAATTTCAATCCAGACAATGCGCAAAGTGCCGACGCCATGCAATTTGCGCCAATGTCGGCAAGCGTCCAGATACCGGGCGAAAAAGACCGCATCATCATGATTGCCGAGATGTTCAAGGCGACGCGACTGGCACAGCCCTAG